One Leptodactylus fuscus isolate aLepFus1 chromosome 11, aLepFus1.hap2, whole genome shotgun sequence genomic window, TATAAACCAGGTATATTTGACtagaatggtggagcaggaagcgtTCAGATTCCTGCCCCGCCATATTGGCATCTAgtgctgtctgtagcacagaccTGCTGTAGAAAAGGAGGGGTGGGTAAGTGTTGTTTGGTTCTTACTTGTATACTACAATATGGGGGGCCACTAAGGAAGCATGGTGACGGTAAAAGGTGACTTGTCCTCTGTGCTGGGTAGAAAATAAAGATGTAGGTTTGAGACTGTTCATACAGTCCAGTTTTGGTGAGTGAAACCTTCAACTATAAACTCAAAACTACATGAAAAACCGCATCAGAACTGCTGTCTTATCTCTTGGCCAAAAAATACTTGGTATGGGTTCCCTGAGGAGAAAAATTACTTTCTCCAGGGGTGTTTTGAGTCTGAAAAATGAGGAAGATGCAATAGAGCAAGGGTCCGCGGACCAGTACTGGGCCGTGGGGCATGATGCATTGGTCTGCGTAAAGGCGGCGAGGAgccagcagctgctgtggagccggcGAGAGCCCGGGGTTGAGcctccacaacactgacgcttggttgttgctcatcgggataaggtgagcaaagtgtggGGTTGAGCTGAGACCCTCTGTATGTtcaggattctagtactatgcaggacatgcagcgggtcttggctccatccTGCACTTGCCTatcaaactttgggcaactacattacacgtcacttgtccctatgacgtgtaatgtagctgtagtgaagttaatagcagcattaggagtgatatctgtcatcagtagccatcttcataacctgcagtttccgtcagtttgcactttcgcttgtgttttcatatgtacatgattctaatctacgtccccatccacaccccttctcGCCCCCACCGAGCcgtagaaaaattgtcttgctgaaactagtccctggtggaaaaaaggttggggaccactgcattAGAGGGTCAGACAAGCTTATTGAAATGGTTCAGCTAATGTATAAGGCggcttaagggtgaattcacatgcGGCATATTCATTTGTAGAAACTTTTATTTGCATGTGGCTGTCTGAAAATACCATTCAGAAGGGTAGGATGGCTGCAATTTGCCATGTGTGACCATAACGGCAGCGTATAGCAGGTCTGGGGTATCCCAGTTGTCAccagcaagatagatagatatatatcttattttattttatatattttttttatttttttttttgaagctcCTGGCCATATATAGCTAAACCTTCAGAGATTTCTCATTGGCTCAGACGTCGTGTCCATGTTACAGTAACACTTCAATAGTAGAATCTGTAACTAACAAAACTTTTTGTTCTTGCAGTCAGGAAAGCGGAAGTCTTGTCAGTAGGAATCTATTGTCTAGAAGTTTGTGCTTTCTCTTGCTGAACGTGCACTTGGACTGTGAGAATAAGACGTTTGACAAGTTATTTTTCAGTCGAGTAGCTAAGAGTCACACATTGGGTTTACACTGCTCTCTTACTGAATAACTGCAGGTGATTTTGGTGTAAGGTGCAGGTTTCTACTCTGCCAGTTGCAAACAGGTGAAAAGCTTGTGGCTGAGGTCACATCTGCATCAAATGTCCTGCAAGTCCAAATTTATCATCTGGTGGTTAAAAAGAATGGACACCGTTATAATGAATGTGGTCCTTCAGCCGTCACACTTCTGACCCCTGTTAATGGCGGGTTtctattgtgtgaagtgactggtACCACTATATGTGGAGAAGACTCTGCTCTAGAGATTGTGCCATATTGTATGTGTATGTCTGCCATATGTGTGAGATGTTGCAACGCTACAATACTCAGAATCTAGCAGGATAAAGTACCCTTCTGTTGAGTGCCCAGTGGCATGGCAGAGCTAACGGGCACAAAAGAATTGGCCAAATAATATCAATTCTGTTTAACCAAGACAAATTTGtcttctttttaaagggatcctatcattagatttttttttttttttttttttttttttttttttttttctaacgctTAGGAATGGCattaaagactattcttctcctacctttagatgtcttctctgcgccgctgtttggtagatattccgttttccatctttatgaaaatgagttctctcacagcactgggggcgggccccagcactcaaacagcactgggggtgtccccaatgctgcgagagaactctccagcgctgccttcatcttcagcaacgtcctcttcacgcgtcttcttctggcgtaggcttcagacttcaaggcctcaggcaaagcctactgtgcatgcccgccggccacaggaaaatggccacttacacagtattttaagcggccattttctggtggcaggcatgtgcagtcggctttgcccgaggcctagaagtctggagcctgtgctggaagaagacacgtgaagaggatgttgctgaagatgtaggtggtgctggagagttctcttgcaccattggggacaccctcagtgcagtgagagaactcatttgcataaagatggaaaacggaatatctaccgaactgcGGCGCAGAgaagccatctaaaggtaggggaataacctttgttaaggctattccttcttattagagggaaaaaaagggattctaatgataggatccctttaaaggtccggttaaggggttaaaaattgcTACATCAATACCTAAATCTGCTGTCAGTATGGTCTCAGAtctgaattgattttttttttttttttttcagaatacaACGCCATGGAAGTGTCAGAGTACAGTCCTCAGCGCCATTCCCTCCTGGATGCCATCCACCGTTTCAACACTGCCACAACCATCATGGATGAGACCATCATGGTTCCCAGCATGTTGCAGGACATCACCCCAGCCAAAGAAGAACAGGAAGAACCCACCAAATCCAAAGATCTACTTGGCAAAAACAATCTCTATGATTCCTATCTCCTTCTCAAGTCTCTAAGTAACGATATGAAATGGGGGGTGCAACACGAAAATGGAAAGAAAGAAGGTCCCTGCCCTGACAAAGAAGCCCCCGGGGAAGAGACTGGAGACCTTGTGGACCAATTTCAGCATCACTTGAGAGGGCTCCTGTCTGTCCTAACAAAGCTGACCAAAAAAGCCAACCTCCTAACCAATTGTTACAAGAAGGAGGTGGAAACTGGGAACTCTAATGCCAGGCCATTTTCTAGCAACCATTACTATTGAGAATGAAACTGCATTTGCTGTTTGTACCGGGTTATTATGGACTCTAGAATAGTCTAGGAGATTGCATTTTTGCATTGCCTTTGCACCTTTAGACTAATCCGAGCCTGCAGTTACTGACAGCCTAAAGTCTATCCCTAATATCTGCTCCAGCTGTGACATATGAATGTGGAAACCAGACACAGACAATAAGGGCATTACAGCGGGTTTCTGGTAAACCTGTCACCTTGCTCCTATCTTTCCACTTACTTCTGCAGTTAAGCAACTTTTTagattctccccccctccccacattGTGTCCTGACTGCCTTCTGCTTCCCCTCTCCCTCTAAAACTACATCAGGCAAAAGTTATTTTGCCTATTAACTGTGGCTGATGTCTGAATTGTATTTTGCTATTGAAAGATTTGAAGAAATGTTGCTTGTTAATgtgcaattattattttttttttttaaagatttgtgtCTACGCCTTGTTGAAATATCTTGTTCATCTCTTGTTCTACAGAGACTACAAGTTGGGTCTTGCTGAGTGATGCAAGGGCTGACTGTACTGCAAAGTGAGTTTGCCAAGCGGTGCGTGGGGTCAGCAGAGGGACAAAGGGTCATAGCAGTATAAAATCTTTGTGGTCATTGTGGGGGTGCACTAGATGCAACCATGTTTATTTGGAAGTCTACATTTTGGGTCTAAATCTTGCAATACTTGGTAGCAAGTCAAACATGAGCTCAACAAGCTGGCACTGGTTGGAGGTAAATTTGTCATCGGATGGATAAGGCTATCCCTGAGCTGACACATCCTAATGGGTAAGTCTGATCAGCGGATGGTGAGGATGCAAGTCTTTTGTATTATCACTGCAGAATAGCATGGCTACTAGCAACCAAGAGGATTGGAATAAGAgtgcagctaagggctcgttcatatctgcgcctgGCACtctgtactgcaggtttccgtttcctgcataaaacagagcaggagacagaaacctgcaggagtctttctcgcccattcatttgaatgggtgataaAGCTGTCcaaccgtgagcggcggtgagtgttttatgctctccgccgcaaaaccgggttttataatccggacacagtcggacatgcagtactctggtaGTATGTCCGGATttttaaaaaactgtttcgcgggggagagcataaaacgctcacggccggactcggtctgtggtttccgtcttctggcatgcagaaaaaggaaaccacagaacggagacccggaacgcaggtgtgaacctagcgtaaggccaggttcacctgttaagggtgcatgcacacaatgtaacgcggcactgattcctgcacaatgactcgtgtaaggatcagtgctgcaaaacagaatcccattgggttctgtttaataacacattgaaatcaacgggttaaaaagcctcccattgagttattgtgcaagaatcagtgccgggTTACGTTTTAtgcatgcaccctaaatctgTCTAAAATTGCCAGATGTAAAGTCTGGTAACTTCAGCTAAAGATCGTAGATCTGGTGCGCTTATTTATAGTAGCCGGGGTCCCTCTGGCTTATGTTGAGTCTCTTATACAACAGTCTCTCCATTCTTTTGGACATCCAATGGACCATAAGGGGAGTGTAAACTAATGCTGCTTGTCAGGATTTGGTATTCGGGCCTGGCATCTTATGGCTTTGACAGATTGCTGGCTGAAGTCTGGGCTTTTGTATCTTCAGAGGTACTACAGGTGCCAGGAGAGTCACCAGGACAGCAGGCACTTGGGGCATTAAATGAGTAGCTTAGAAACTCTTGCAGAAGGTTTGGGTTTGAGGAGAACTGGGCCCGCTTCTGTGTGCCACAGGATTTATGGGGGTGGAGGGGTATGGGCAGTAGATAAATGAGGGTGCAGTTTGGCTCGGGAAATGGTTAGATTGCTAAAGGAATCTGTAGAGAAACCAAAAACGAATCATTCAGATTAGTGGGAGTTTGTTTGTCTCGCACGTCACACCACTGCATGAACTTCACTGTCAATATTTTCAGAGTTAAAATCTAGGTCGGCTCTTTCTCCCCACTTTCACAGATTCTGCCATACCCGGCAATGTGTGAGATCTGTGAAACTGTGCACCATAGGTGCAAACCTGCTGTGACAAATGGATGGTTTTCATCATTAGCTGTGTAACTGAAACTAAAGATGCAGGGGTTAGCTTGGGGTGAAGATGGCAAAGCTAAGGCGTGCACCATGAATGTTTGGGGGAGACTAAGGAAAGTCACAGTAACGGGCAATGTTTCTGAATGTAAGAAGTCTTGTAAGCAAAAAGAATCTCCAAAGTATCTGAAGGGCACACGTGTAACCTTACTGACCACAACcagggaagaagaatggtgacCTCACTCACTGTGTGAGGGGAAGTTCACATGGCGATTTTTggttcagaacctgaggcggagaccagctcaggttctggaccaaaatcagGTAGCCGCAACGGaaagccaatgcactgcaccgggATCCAGCCGTGCCCTCCGCTCTGGAttcggcccaatgaatgggcctagtccggagcgatTTCAGTCTGAATCACCAGGTGACTcgccctgaagaatgagcatgttactacttttccggctcccagaaaaaactcttGAGCAGCTCATTGATTTCAtttggagccgtctttttggtcgggattttgaggtggatacggccttaaaatcctgaccaaaaaaaactgtgtgaacttacccttactcctCAAGAAGACTCATCGCATctgtggatgattttttttttttttttgtttgggtttttCAAAGTGATATCTTTGTGCAAGTTCTTAGAGCTTGTTCCTTATCTTAACTGGCTGGGTGGGTTATCTCACGGTCCCATCATGTTCGTAAAGTGTTTGAAACATGTTCACATGGAAAAGCTACTCTAATAAACAAGTTGTAGGAGGGTGTTACAGAACATGTAGCTGAGGGGGGCGGGGGCGAAATCGGACAAAACTAAGGATCTGGTTGTACTGTATGATTTAACCCTTCCTGacacaggcttttttttttttttaattttcatttgactctttcccccccccccaaaaaaaaaaaaaacaaaaaaaaaaaagcttacaaACTCCATAAGTTTTGGGTCATATAAGGACAAACTGTTCTTTACAATGGTAAAACTTAATATGCCGTAAAATGTACTGGGGAGCTGGAAAATTCATTTGTGTGACTTtattacaggcttcgtttttatggtATCTACTGCCAAaatgatgtcacctgtattctatgggttggtgcAATTCCTGGTAACCTCTGCGGACTCTCAGCTTCCATTATAGCGATCTGGGGGCACAAGAAAGTGTTttcatagctataattgacatgctgcaagctCCAAAACTGCAGTGGTTTTCAGAATCTCAGATTGTCTGCTGCAaatatttttccgcaaagtgaggatgggatttgATAGAATCCATCTACTTTGACTGTATAACACTGCGATGTTTCAGCTGCAGGAAAACCACTTTTTTTCATctctatacagtggcgtaactactgccgtagcagtggaggcagctgccacagggcctgggacattagggggccggcgacagccgctatagctgcgtttttttccttaataggccgttaccagctggagttattctagggggggggggggggggggtatttgcaTAATGAGCGGAGgccagagagaggtaagaaacataaaaaacagttacttacctctccacgatccgggcaggctttagGCCTAGTCGTCTGGCGTCACATGAatctggcctgcgtcccgggtcatgtgacatctgacatcattgaagaaggccagCAGTGGAGGATTGCAGCGGAGACAGggcacaggtaagtaacagtggttttttaatgttttcattccccctgggtctcccattattatactctggggtctgaaaagacctcagagtataattattgtttatgggtgtccacagtggggtataatattgtgtgcaggggccactatgggatataatattgtgtgcaggggccactatgggatataatactgtgtgcaggggccactaggggcataatagagtgtgcagaaatgcggaggagggggttggtcgtcTGTGGCGGTCGGGgagcctatgtcaaaagttcaccgtagggccccactattcctagttacgccactgtctctaTAGCTAGGTGCTACAGGCCAACCTTCATTTTGTTTGGGTCTGGGGCCTGCTCTGCAATAAGATGGGTCGTCCCTGCTAAGGACGAGAAGAACTGATACCTCCATGCCGATGTGAGCCTTATGAGGCCCCCTGCCCTACAGGGCTGAATGAAGGTTGGACAATGTGACTGAGCCTTGGAAGACAGTACAGTTACATAAAGTTCTCATTCCAGTAATGATCTGGTAATTTCTGAGCTTTCTCCATTATGACGGCCAGAGATCTAGTCCACAAGTCTGGGGTTAGTCCAGGAAATACAGTAACATAACATGGAGCAGGTTTTCTGGTCTGAACAGTTGTGAATAAGTCCTAGTTTTCTTGTAGCGTGCCAAGGTGCAGAACTCCCTTTAAAGCTAACGCCACCcctagcaaaaacaaaaaaacctggaaCCGTCTATAGACAAGATATAGAACCAGATACATTTGGTGAAATCTGCGGTGATACATAAGACTAACAGACAAAATTAAGATGAACTTTTTTTTCCTTATAAAGGCCAGTGTGGTGGTTTTATGGATTTTGTGCACAcgatattttcctgtttttttttgtttttttttctccctataaTGAAATCTAAAGAAATTGCCGAAGAGAAAACTGCCAATCCCAaggcagattatggggataacgtccatcttTAAGGAGAgcccacctattaggtgtgtggagactgatACAGCTATAGTCGCTCCaatgcaagggatcatgggaggaatatgcaaatctgtcaccCAAgttgtaaatagggagacagagcctctgttatgctgccctctatcgGAAGCACCATGAACATCATGccagactttcccagaagcctttactgcataatgtgggttttataccaagtcagtttctcagctatggccggccgtttcggtctggttggacctcgtcagcgcagcctagagagaactgaattggtagaagtgagaggctgagagaccagattatgtggataatgttcctccttaaggagagaccacctatcaGGGGTGTGCATCCCAAGGCATGCTGTGGTTTGACACAAAAGCCATGAAATCTAAACAGAAAAGAGAAGTTCTTTGTACAGGACTTCTTATATTTTACTATTACCTAAGGTGGAGTTTATTCAAGTGTCCCTTAAAACTCACCGGATGAAAGAAttccaaaaaaaacaacccccccacCCACAAAACTGACATACAACAGACTCCactatagtcactggggtcactcCAAGCTCCGTTTGTGTCCATCATACAgcggccattttttccatttttgtctcCCTGCATCTgacggcaacttttttttttttttatagttaacTGTTAAAAACTCCCCAAATGCTCTGGAATGAAAACTTTTGTGCCTCCCCTTCCCCCTAACATGTCCTTTGTCTTACAAATCCTGATGCAGGACCCAGAGCGAGATTCTGGGGTGTAGAGGTAGATACTGTGCAGGCGAGGTGCCCTGTGACTGTAGCAGAGGCAGGCCCGCTTAGTCTTGTGGGAACCCTCTGAGCGCTGCACATGGAACACCCTGAGTTGTTGTTGTGAAGTTCTGGTGCGGAGGAAGTTGTGTGAGTGTAGAGGCTGGAGCGACGCCTAGCAACAACTGTATCTCCGCAGCTATGGTGACACTCTATCTGCTCAGGAAGCCAATAAAAAGTGCCCTTTCCTGGTTGGGAACATCTGGTTGGTTGGCAAAGATTTAACCTTTTGTTATCAGCCGTCCCCACTGGTTCTCGGTGGAGGGTTTACATTCAGCTTTATCGTTTCCTTAACTCCTTCTATGCCGTACAGATGGTGGACAATGTTCTTTGCACTTTCTGTAAAGTTTAGGGCTCTTTTCCCCCCTATAGAGGAGGACTATGTATACGCCTGTTGCTTTCTTTCCTCTGTGTGAGGTTTACCACAGCAGCCATAGTTCATTCTAGAGAAATTCAATTTCTACAATGTGATTTACATCTGCATTTTCCAATAAAgattgcacatgaccatgtgttaACTAGCTTCCATGAATGAACAGCAATGGGCGGTGCACTGGGGACGCGTGGCCGTCGTCCGCATGCCCGACGTAGTTCCACAGcccctttcatttaatgaataggagccgcaaaatcggacagggacctattccatattttgtggcccgcccatataaatcaatggggtagggt contains:
- the LOC142185106 gene encoding mid1-interacting protein 1-B-like, translated to MEVSEYSPQRHSLLDAIHRFNTATTIMDETIMVPSMLQDITPAKEEQEEPTKSKDLLGKNNLYDSYLLLKSLSNDMKWGVQHENGKKEGPCPDKEAPGEETGDLVDQFQHHLRGLLSVLTKLTKKANLLTNCYKKEVETGNSNARPFSSNHYY